A portion of the Candidatus Neomarinimicrobiota bacterium genome contains these proteins:
- a CDS encoding methylmalonyl-CoA mutase: MTPKRPRPAPEQPGQYPFTRGLYPEMYRQRLWTMRQYAGFGTAESSNRRFRYLLDQGGTGLSVAFDLPTQMGYDSDHSLAEGEVGRVGVAIASLADMQVLLDGIPLDQVSTSMTINATAPILMALYAVVAEGQNIPLAKLRGTVQNDILKEYIARGTYIYPPRPSLRLAVDLFAWCGDELPLWNPISISGYHIREAGATAAQELAFTFANGIAYVQAAADAGLDLNRLGQRLSFFFNVQMNLLEEAAKFRAARRIWATLMKERFGVTEPKAQMCRFHVQTAGSSLTAQQIDNNVVRTTIEALAAVLGGAQSLHTNSRDEALGLPTEESVRLALRTQQIIAHETGLPDVVDPLAGSHAVEQLTASLEREALALIAEIDELGGAVAAIEEGHQQEQIARSAYDFQSAVETGATVIVGVNRFTEGDAGQVPVQTVDPQAAEQQLRRLKQVKAQRGSGAQDALAALNTGAQGDGNLMPLIVTAVRQLATLGEISQVLSDVFGEYRPG; this comes from the coding sequence ATGACCCCAAAACGACCGCGTCCTGCACCCGAGCAGCCCGGCCAGTACCCGTTCACCCGGGGGCTCTATCCCGAGATGTACCGTCAGCGCCTCTGGACCATGCGCCAGTATGCCGGCTTCGGCACCGCCGAGTCCAGCAACCGCCGTTTCCGCTACCTCCTCGACCAGGGCGGCACCGGCCTTTCGGTGGCCTTCGACCTGCCCACCCAGATGGGCTACGACTCCGACCACTCCCTGGCCGAGGGTGAGGTGGGCCGGGTGGGGGTGGCCATCGCCTCCCTGGCCGACATGCAGGTGCTGCTGGACGGCATTCCCCTTGACCAGGTCTCCACGTCCATGACCATCAACGCCACCGCCCCCATCCTCATGGCGCTCTACGCGGTGGTCGCCGAGGGCCAAAACATACCGCTGGCCAAGCTGCGCGGTACGGTGCAAAACGATATTCTCAAGGAGTACATCGCCCGGGGCACCTACATCTACCCGCCCCGTCCATCGCTCCGTCTGGCCGTCGACCTCTTTGCCTGGTGTGGTGACGAACTGCCCCTCTGGAACCCGATCTCCATCAGCGGCTACCACATCCGCGAGGCCGGCGCCACGGCGGCCCAGGAGCTGGCCTTCACCTTTGCCAACGGTATCGCTTATGTCCAGGCCGCCGCCGATGCCGGGCTGGACCTGAACCGCCTCGGTCAGCGCCTGAGCTTCTTTTTCAACGTGCAGATGAACCTGCTGGAGGAGGCGGCCAAGTTCCGTGCCGCCCGCCGTATCTGGGCCACCCTTATGAAGGAGCGCTTCGGCGTCACCGAGCCCAAGGCGCAGATGTGCCGGTTCCACGTCCAAACGGCGGGCTCCTCCCTCACCGCCCAGCAGATCGACAACAATGTGGTGCGCACCACCATCGAAGCCCTGGCCGCCGTGCTGGGGGGCGCCCAGTCGCTGCACACCAACAGCCGCGATGAGGCCCTCGGCTTGCCCACCGAGGAATCGGTGCGCCTCGCCCTCCGCACCCAGCAGATCATCGCCCACGAGACCGGCCTGCCCGACGTTGTCGATCCCCTGGCCGGCAGCCACGCGGTGGAGCAGCTCACCGCCAGCCTGGAGCGGGAGGCCCTGGCACTCATTGCCGAAATCGATGAGCTGGGTGGGGCGGTGGCGGCCATCGAGGAGGGCCATCAGCAGGAGCAGATCGCCCGCTCGGCCTACGACTTCCAGTCGGCGGTTGAAACCGGCGCCACCGTCATCGTAGGCGTCAACCGCTTCACAGAGGGCGATGCCGGCCAGGTCCCGGTCCAGACGGTTGATCCCCAGGCAGCGGAGCAGCAGTTGCGTCGTCTAAAACAGGTGAAGGCCCAGCGCGGCAGCGGGGCTCAGGATGCGCTGGCAGCGCTCAACACCGGTGCTCAGGGCGACGGCAATCTGATGCCGCTTATCGTTACTGCGGTGCGGCAGCTCGCCACCCTGGGGGAAATTTCCCAGGTCCTCAGCGATGTATTTGGCGAGTACCGGCCAGGCTAG
- a CDS encoding biotin--[acetyl-CoA-carboxylase] ligase — translation MLFVQLIQANLTTRRLGREITYYPFTDSTNADLWELLADGEAVPGQVVVTDHQKAGRGRQGRTWFSAPDLSLPFSVLIQPQLPAERLGLLSLAAGVAVVDALAGVQVAAKLKWPNDIVVGPDKLGGILAEGRTIKGQQMVVLGMGLNVNEQPADFPKELQAVSSARIIAGGTPVQRELLLAGVLNRLEHLVEAGLDDVAGLWQERCAHLDAEVRFHGASGPVQGRFLGIDASGRGTIDVDGQVITVSAGDLDWSPA, via the coding sequence GTGCTGTTCGTGCAACTCATCCAGGCCAATCTCACCACCCGCCGCCTCGGCCGCGAGATCACCTATTACCCCTTCACCGATTCCACCAACGCCGACCTGTGGGAGCTGCTGGCGGACGGCGAGGCGGTGCCCGGCCAGGTGGTAGTGACCGACCATCAGAAGGCCGGGCGCGGGCGACAGGGACGCACCTGGTTTTCGGCCCCTGACCTAAGCCTCCCTTTTTCGGTGCTCATCCAGCCGCAGCTCCCCGCCGAGCGGCTGGGGCTGCTGTCGCTGGCCGCCGGCGTGGCCGTCGTCGATGCCTTGGCGGGCGTACAGGTGGCGGCAAAACTGAAGTGGCCCAACGACATTGTGGTAGGGCCAGACAAGCTGGGGGGCATCCTCGCCGAGGGCCGCACCATCAAAGGCCAGCAGATGGTCGTTTTGGGTATGGGCCTGAACGTGAACGAGCAGCCCGCCGATTTTCCGAAGGAGCTGCAGGCGGTGTCATCGGCGCGCATCATCGCTGGCGGGACGCCGGTGCAGCGCGAGCTGCTCCTGGCCGGCGTTCTCAATCGACTGGAGCACCTTGTGGAGGCCGGCTTGGACGATGTGGCCGGGCTGTGGCAGGAGCGCTGCGCCCATCTGGATGCGGAGGTGCGCTTCCACGGTGCCTCCGGGCCGGTTCAGGGGCGCTTTCTTGGTATCGATGCAAGCGGTCGCGGGACCATCGATGTAGACGGCCAGGTCATCACGGTCTCGGCCGGGGACCTGGACTGGTCGCCCGCGTGA